CTTGTCACAGGCCAAAACCAACTCGCTAATCAAGATTTGTTTCGCGGTGTCGAGCAGCCGCCGCTCACCGGTGGAAAGGCGCCTGGTTACCTCTTGCTTCATCAGATTGCGCACCACTTCCGCCACTTCCAAGATGCTGCCGCTTTTGATTTTCGTCAAACTATTGTTAATACGCCGGTTCCAGTTGCCCGTATCCTGCTCAGGCGAAGCGCTAAGAACTTCCTTTACCTGCGCAATCTCCGTCTCGCCGACAACAGCGCGCAGACCGCTTTGGCCGACTTGGTCCTGTGGAATCATGACACGCATGCCACCGTAAAACATGGTCAGCACATAGTAATATTGTTTTTTCCCCAAGACTTCATGCTCCTCCAGCGCTTCAACGATACCGGCGCCATGCATGGGATAAACGACCTTGTCACCGACGGCAACCATGTATACCCCCCCCTGCCTATATTTAGTATACCATAAGGCCTATCAATTTTCAAATTTTATTAGTTTACCACACCGTCCTGTCATTGTCAATCCAACTTTTCCACCTGCAGGCGTTGACAATGCCGGAGAGCGCCTTATATAATTAACTCAAAAGTTAGCGCGTTCAAGCGAATGCATTCTCAAGCAACCGCCCTGGGATCGAAC
This genomic window from Thermosinus carboxydivorans Nor1 contains:
- a CDS encoding CarD family transcriptional regulator, whose product is MVAVGDKVVYPMHGAGIVEALEEHEVLGKKQYYYVLTMFYGGMRVMIPQDQVGQSGLRAVVGETEIAQVKEVLSASPEQDTGNWNRRINNSLTKIKSGSILEVAEVVRNLMKQEVTRRLSTGERRLLDTAKQILISELVLACDKDVDSVEGWVTDWCKKIAPNR